A window of Metabacillus sp. B2-18 contains these coding sequences:
- a CDS encoding S41 family peptidase, protein MKNSKLLISVIVTAIITAGITYSVVQPRESVSSNPDDPFSKLRSTYDILQSNYYKDVDTTKLVEGAIKGMVDSLEDPYSVYMDVEEAKSFSENISSSFEGIGAEIQESNGSIMIVSPIKGSPAEEVGLKPKDVILKVNDESVEGLSVNEAVLKIRGEKGTKVNLLVQRAGVGELTFTITRDTIPLETVYYEVIEDNIGKIQITKFSETTGEELSNALKELQGKNVKGLVLDLRQNPGGLMDQALLMSDLFVDKGENILQVEDRTGAKEVYKAENNKVVTLPVTVIIDGGTASAGEIMAAALHQSAGIPLVGEKTFGKGTVQTAKAFDDSSSVKYTTAKWLTPDGSWIHEKGIEPTVKVELPAYANLPYINPDNVLKLGDSTPEVNAAQQMLKALGYNDVSEKGYFDANTENVVKQFQEDQGLTVDGEITKDTTIKIIELIQNKIKDNDTQLEKAISVLKEQL, encoded by the coding sequence GTGAAGAATAGTAAATTACTTATTTCAGTTATCGTGACAGCAATTATTACAGCAGGAATTACCTATAGTGTTGTACAACCTCGGGAAAGTGTTTCAAGTAATCCTGATGATCCATTTTCGAAATTGCGGTCTACTTACGATATTTTACAATCAAATTATTACAAAGATGTTGACACGACTAAGTTAGTAGAAGGCGCCATCAAAGGAATGGTCGATTCACTGGAGGATCCATACTCTGTCTACATGGATGTTGAAGAAGCAAAAAGCTTTAGTGAAAACATTTCATCATCGTTTGAAGGTATTGGTGCTGAAATCCAAGAAAGCAATGGGAGCATTATGATTGTTTCACCAATAAAAGGATCTCCTGCAGAAGAAGTTGGATTAAAACCTAAAGATGTCATTCTTAAAGTAAATGACGAATCAGTTGAAGGACTCTCAGTTAATGAGGCGGTTTTGAAGATAAGAGGGGAAAAAGGAACAAAAGTTAACCTCTTGGTACAACGAGCTGGTGTTGGTGAATTAACATTTACGATTACACGAGACACAATTCCTCTAGAAACTGTTTATTATGAGGTAATAGAAGATAATATTGGTAAAATACAAATTACAAAGTTCTCGGAAACAACAGGTGAAGAACTTTCTAATGCACTAAAAGAACTACAAGGTAAAAATGTAAAAGGTCTAGTACTTGATCTGCGTCAAAATCCTGGCGGATTGATGGACCAAGCTCTTTTGATGTCTGATTTGTTTGTAGATAAAGGTGAAAATATTTTACAAGTCGAAGATCGGACAGGCGCAAAAGAAGTGTATAAAGCAGAAAATAATAAAGTAGTTACTTTACCAGTAACAGTTATTATAGATGGTGGGACAGCAAGTGCAGGAGAAATTATGGCTGCTGCTCTTCATCAGTCTGCTGGAATTCCTTTAGTTGGAGAAAAAACGTTTGGCAAGGGAACTGTACAAACAGCAAAAGCATTTGATGATTCTTCCTCTGTTAAATATACAACAGCAAAATGGTTAACACCAGATGGATCTTGGATTCATGAAAAGGGAATCGAGCCAACAGTAAAAGTTGAACTTCCGGCATATGCTAATCTTCCTTATATTAATCCTGACAATGTTTTAAAATTAGGAGATTCAACACCTGAAGTGAACGCAGCACAACAAATGTTAAAAGCTCTTGGCTATAATGATGTAAGTGAAAAAGGATATTTTGATGCAAACACAGAAAACGTGGTAAAACAATTTCAAGAAGACCAAGGCCTAACTGTTGATGGGGAAATAACAAAAGATACAACAATAAAAATAATCGAATTAATTCAAAACAAAATAAAAGATAACGACACTCAACTTGAAAAAGCAATTTCTGTACTAAAAGAACAACTTTAA